CCGCATCTTCCGGAAAGCTTTTGACCCAGAAATGACGCTGGTGCGAAAAGCGTAAGCCGATCGCCGCCACCTTTTCCGGCAGTTCCAGTTTTTCCGCGTCGCGCAGCTTCAACACGTCGAAGTGGCACGCCAGGCACTGCTGGTCGGTATAGCCCGGATCGAGTTCCGGCAGTTTCGCCGCCTCCGCGTTGGTCGAGCGCACGAGCTTCTCCGGCAGGCTTGCCGCCCAGTTGCCCGCGATATTGTAGAAATTCTTGTCCGTGTGGCACGTCAGGCACGCCTCACCGCTTTCCTTGTACGGCTTGTGCGACGTGTGCTCGGCATCGAAACTCGTGAATACGCCCTGCGGCTCGTGGCACTTCATGCAGAAGCTCGACGCTTGGTTGTACGTCACCATGCCGAAAAAGCCCGCGCCGCCGCCTAGCGCCATCACGACCCCCACCCACAACGGCGACACCGTCGCCACGAAGGTCGCGATGAGTTTCAGCAATCGGCGCACGAGGTCCACGTCAAAGCCTCCGTATCCACAAGCGCGTCGGCGGGCGCTTGACCACGTCGCTGTCGGCGTTGATTTCCCGCCGCTGGAAGGGTGCCAAGTTCACGCCCGCCCCTTCCCGTTCCCACCAGATCAATTTCATGTCCGGATCGTGAGCCGTCGTGAAAGGCTTGGCCAAAGCCAACCGGCCCGCGCTCACGTGCCCCTCCCCCTCGATCATCGCCACGCAACCGGGTCGCACGCCGTCGGAGACGAACACCTTCGCGTCCACGGCCATGTTCCGGTCGCCGTGCTCCGGCCAGACCTGCACGTAGTCGCCGGGATGCACGCGCAAGCGCCGCGCGTCGTCGGGGTGCATATACAAGGGCGCCGCGTGTTGAATTTCGGCCAGCCACTTGGCCTGCGCGCCGGTCTCGTTGACGACCGCCGATCCCCGCAACAACAGCACCGGCCGAAACACCTCGGGCTCGCGCGACTCAAGCGGCGGCAACTCGCGGAAAAAACGCACCGGAACCCGGTAGGCCAAACGCGGATCGAATCCCGCATCGGCGGCGTACACGCCGGTGCCGATGGCGATGAACTGCCGCGCGCCGGTGTAATCCCGCACCATTTGCAGATCGTACGCCGGGGCCGGCACGCCCGCGCTGACTTGCGCCTTGCCGAGGCCGTTGAACACGTCCCCGGTCGCCGGGACGCCTTTGGGGGGCGGCGCCACCGGACGCTGCTCGACATACGTGGGCGTGGAAACGTAGGAGGTCAACCAAACCCGCCCGTGCCCTTCCAGCGGCACCGTTTCGGGAATCACGAGGTCGGCCGCCGCCGCTGTTTCATTCGGCAGCGGTGTGATCGCCAGGTGATACGCGAGGCGTCCGTCGGAAAGCGCTTTCTCCAACGCCGCGCCGCGTTCGTACACCGGATTCGAGCGGTGACTGATCAACACGATGTCGCGCCCCTCGCCCGCTTCGATTTCCCGGTAGATACGCTCCGCCGTCACCGCCGAGGCCGCGTTCTCCGACGCCACCAGCCGCGGCCGCGGCATCACCGGGATCTGGTAGAGCCCGAACACCAGGTCGATCAGGGCAATCGCCGCATAGGCCGCTTCGGTGTCATCGCCCTCGAACACCGGCTGTCCCGCCATCGTCGCCGGGTGATCGGCCTCGATCAGCAGACGGCCCGCCTCGCGCAGCAACTCGGCTTCGACGCCGCACACCTGCGCCGCATACTCGGTCGTGTATGCGCCTATCGACTCCGCCAGCGTCACCAGCGGCACATACTGCCCGCGCATCGAAATCGTCGCGCCCAGATTCGCGTGCTCCAGGGCTTGCCGCAGCACCGCCAGCACCGCCACACGCGCTGTTCCCGGACGGATCGGCACCCACAGATCGGCCTTGCTGCCGGTCGCGGAAAGGCGCGGATCGAACACGACCATCTTCATGCCGCGCTCCACCCGCGCTTCGATAATCCGCTGCGCATCGGGCAGAAAGCGCGGCCCGCCGTCGAGCGGCTGGTCTTCGAATACCAGCAGCAGGTCGGCGCGATCGAGGTCCGGCCGCACCTCGCTGTCCCACACCGCCTCCATGCCGCGCGCCCTTGCGGAGTCTTCCAACGCCTCGCGACCAATGACCGTCGCCCGCCCGTCCAGCGATGCGACGAAATCCGCGTGGGCTTGCTGCTCGTCCCATGTGTCGATCACCAGACGCGCCCCGTCGCCGATCAGTCGCGCGATTTTCTCGCCCGCTTCGGCGATCGCCGCCGCCGTATCGACGACCGAGCCGTCGCGCCGCCGAGCTTGCCAGAGGCGTTCCGGATGCAACTGCAAATTCATCGCCGCCACGCCGAGCGCGCAAATTTTGCCGCGA
The DNA window shown above is from Candidatus Lernaella stagnicola and carries:
- a CDS encoding molybdopterin dinucleotide binding domain-containing protein translates to MRIARRHFISWGLAGAAVLGVEGLGRAFYGHVMRTSSRMDEPIPSVCRACPAGCGIVGYLRNKTKLTAIMGNPDHPVSRGKICALGVAAMNLQLHPERLWQARRRDGSVVDTAAAIAEAGEKIARLIGDGARLVIDTWDEQQAHADFVASLDGRATVIGREALEDSARARGMEAVWDSEVRPDLDRADLLLVFEDQPLDGGPRFLPDAQRIIEARVERGMKMVVFDPRLSATGSKADLWVPIRPGTARVAVLAVLRQALEHANLGATISMRGQYVPLVTLAESIGAYTTEYAAQVCGVEAELLREAGRLLIEADHPATMAGQPVFEGDDTEAAYAAIALIDLVFGLYQIPVMPRPRLVASENAASAVTAERIYREIEAGEGRDIVLISHRSNPVYERGAALEKALSDGRLAYHLAITPLPNETAAAADLVIPETVPLEGHGRVWLTSYVSTPTYVEQRPVAPPPKGVPATGDVFNGLGKAQVSAGVPAPAYDLQMVRDYTGARQFIAIGTGVYAADAGFDPRLAYRVPVRFFRELPPLESREPEVFRPVLLLRGSAVVNETGAQAKWLAEIQHAAPLYMHPDDARRLRVHPGDYVQVWPEHGDRNMAVDAKVFVSDGVRPGCVAMIEGEGHVSAGRLALAKPFTTAHDPDMKLIWWEREGAGVNLAPFQRREINADSDVVKRPPTRLWIRRL